The following proteins are encoded in a genomic region of Primulina huaijiensis isolate GDHJ02 chromosome 3, ASM1229523v2, whole genome shotgun sequence:
- the LOC140973108 gene encoding isovaleryl-CoA dehydrogenase, mitochondrial has product MVAISVVHGTSSDIYILARKICSLLPLLLYEMQKLSAIGSVASLLFRKQTLRRRPAAAFSTSLLFDDTQKQFKESVAQFAQENIAPHALKIDRSNYFPKEVNLWKLMGDFNLLGITAPEEYGGLGLGYLYHCIAMEEISRASGSVGLSYGAHSNLCINQLVRNGNPAQKQKYLPKLITGEHIGALAMSEPNAGSDVVSMKCKADRADGGYILNGNKMWCTNGPDAQTLVVYAKTNMAAHSKGITAFIIEKGMPGFSTAQKLDKLGMRGSDTCELVFENCFVPEENVLGQEGKGVYVMMSGLDLERLVLAGGPLGLMQACLDVVLPYVKQREQFGQPIGEFQFIQGKVADMYTSLQSSRSYVYSVARDCDNGQVDPRDCAGVILCAAERATQVALQAIQCLGGNGYVNEYPTGRLLRDAKLYEIGAGTSEIRRMIIGRELFKEQ; this is encoded by the exons ATGGTGGCAATTTCTGTCGTTCACGGTACTTCCAGCGATATATATATACTCGCTCGAAAGATTTGTTCATTGTTACCATTGCTACTATACGAGATGCAGAAGTTATCTGCAATTGGATCCGTAGCTTCGTTGTTGTTTAGAAAACAAACCCTCCGTCGTCGTCCTGCTGCCGCCTTTTCTACTTCCCTTTTATTTGATGACACCCAGAAACAG TTCAAAGAAAGTGTGGCCCAGTTTGCTCAAGAAAACATTGCCCCACATGCCTTGAAAATAGACCGATCAAATTACTTTCCAAAG GAAGTTAATTTGTGGAAGCTGATGGGCGATTTTAATCTCTTAGGAATCACTGCACCAG AGGAATATGGAGGGCTTGGTCTAGGCTATTTATATCACTGCATAGCTATGGAGGAAATTAGTCGTGCATCTGGATCAGTTGGTCTGTCCTATGGTGCACATTCTAATCTATGTATTAATCAATTG GTGAGGAATGGTAATCCTGCTCAGAAGCAAAAGTACTTGCCTAAG TTAATAACTGGGGAGCACATAGGAGCTCTTGCAATGAGTGAACCTAATG CTGGTTCGGATGTCGTCAGCATGAAATGTAAAGCTGATCGTGCTGATGGTGGGTACATTCTTAATGGGAACAAGATGTGGTGCACCAATGGTCCAGATGCTCAGACTCTG GTTGTCTATGCGAAAACAAATATGGCAGCCCACTCAAAAGGAATAACAGCATTTATCATAGAGAAAGGCATGCCTGG ATTTAGTACCGCCCAGAAACTAGACAAACTTGGGATGCGTGGAAGTGATAC GTGTGAGCTTGTCTTTGAAAATTGTTTCGTTCCTGAAGAAAACGTTTTGGGCCAGGAAGGGAAAG GAGTTTATGTCATGATGTCGGGATTAGATCTGGAGAGGCTTGTTTTGGCAGGCGGACCACTTGGACTCATGCAAGCATGTCTTGATGTTGTTCTTCCTTATGTTAAGCAGCGAGAACAATTTGGCCAACCGATAGGAGAATTTCAATTCATTCAG GGAAAGGTTGCTGACATGTATACTTCATTACAGTCTTCTAG GTCATATGTGTACTCAGTAGCACGGGACTGTGACAATGGACAGGTCGATCCAAGG GACTGTGCTGGCGTTATACTTTGTGCAGCTGAAAGAGCCACACAGGTTGCTCTTCAG GCTATTCAATGCCTGGGAGGCAATGGTTATGTAAACGAATATCCAACAGGTCGTCTTCTTCGAGATGCAAAGTTGTACGAAATTGGAGCTGGCACCAGTGAAATAAGAAGAATGATAATCGGTCGTGAGCTCTTCAAAGAACAGTGA
- the LOC140973107 gene encoding auxin response factor 4-like isoform X1, producing the protein MEIDLNHALSEIEKTTYDEKGGKCDTGGFGSCLPRCLSTSTSSCSSNAASGSSFPSSESPKSLLYAELWHACTGPLTSLPDKWSVVVYFAQGHMEQAASALPFPPLELPTFDLPPQIFCRVVDVQLLANKENDEVYTHLTLLPLQELVRLKLEGKEKENAGVEGDENGASPLKLKSHMFCKTLTASDTSTHGGFSVPRRAAEDCFPPLNYKEQRPSQELVAKDLHGVEWKFRHIYRGQPRRHLLTTGWSIFVSQKNLVSGDAVLFLRGEDGDLRLGIRRAARPRNGLPDSIIKNQNSYPNVLSSVANALSSNTAFHVFCSPRASHADFIIPHEKYVKCTRGQIPIGMRFKMKFDLDDSQERRFSGVVTGVSDMDPYRWPNSKWRSLTVRWDGDIVSNRQERISPWHIEFPGGGARFDFGESIRSSKVLQGQENVTFDFGTHPAATNPIPNRMEKNNHTEFVRNQAPSSFTGFLQSNWSPEVLQGQEVCSLRSIAGKNDADLGVWSKPELAGDIFNDHRRPRPCFYPLASEGSRRMLFPQKGVYRARQGSLMLSNFSNIQTGDRSLHPTFTLSGTSRDMGNVPFLSNERSAIEVISAPPTSMISAPPTSIMHLNNVNDENKLKDKVPMCKLFGFSLTEDHVSANSQGPSKRSCTKVHKQGSLVGRAIDLSRLIGYDALLTELERLFSMEGLLHDPNNGWRILYTDSENDMMVVGDDPWHEFIEVVSKIHIHTREEVEKLSFGINSDDTQSCLEEAPPVTDAYEGQLDSSATLVEM; encoded by the exons ATGGAGATTGATCTGAACCATGCTTTGAGTGAGATAGAGAAGACTACCTACGACGAAAAGGGAGGAAAATGTGATACTGGAGGATTTGGTAGTTGTCTTCCACGCTGTTTATCCACTTCAActtcatcttgttcttcaaatGCTGCATCAGGTTCCAGCTTCCCAAGTTCAGAATCCCCTAAATCATTACTGTACGCAGAGTTGTGGCATGCCTGCACAGGCCCACTCACCAGTTTGCCTGATAAATGGAGTGTGGTGGTGTATTTTGCTCAAGGGCATATGGAACAGGCTGCTTCTGCCTTGCCTTTTCCGCCATTGGAACTGCCCACTTTTGATCTCCCTCCGCAGATCTTTTGCCGGGTTGTGGATGTTCAGCTACTC GCTAACAAAGAAAATGACGAGGTCTACACTCATCTGACTCTACTTCCTCTACAAGAG CTGGTACGCCTAAAACTGGAGGGAAAGGAGAAAGAAAACGCCGGGGTGGAAGGGGATGAGAATGGAGCTTCACCCTTAAAGTTGAAGTCCCACATGTTCTGCAAAACTCTTACTGCTTCTGATACCAGTACACACGGAGGATTTTCGGTTCCTCGTAGAGCTGCTGAAGATTGCTTTCCCCCTCTG AATTATAAAGAGCAAAGGCCCTCTCAAGAACTCGTAGCCAAAGATCTCCACGGAGTGGAATGGAAGTTCAGACACATTTACAGGG GCCAGCCAAGGCGGCATTTGCTCACAACGGGGTGGAGTATTTTTGTCAGCCAAAAGAATCTCGTATCGGGAGATGCAGTATTGTTTCTGAG GGGAGAAGATGGAGACCTGAGATTGGGGATTAGAAGAGCAGCTCGACCAAGAAACGGCCTTCCTGATTCCATCATAAAAAATCAGAATTCTTATCCCAATGTCCTTTCTTCAGTAGCCAATGCATTATCAAGCAATACCGCATTTCATGTTTTCTGTAGTCCTAG GGCAAGCCATGCTGACTTTATCATCccccatgaaaaatatgtgaaGTGCACCAGAGGCCAGATACCCATTGGAATGAGATTCAAAATGAAATTTGACTTGGATGATTCTCAGGAAAGAAG GTTCAGTGGAGTGGTGACTGGAGTCAGCGACATGGATCCCTATAGATGGCCAAACTCAAAATGGAGAAGCTTGACG GTTCGTTGGGATGGCGATATTGTGAGTAATCGCCAAGAACGAATTTCTCCGTGGCACATTGAATTCCCAG GTGGGGGTGCTCGTTTTGACTTTGGGGAGTCTATAAGATCCTCTAAGGTCTTGCAAGGTCAAGAAAATGTAACTTTCGATTTTGGAACTCATCCTGCAGCAACAAATCCCATACCAAACAGGATGGAAAAAAATAATCACACCGAGTTTGTCAGAAACCAGGCTCCTTCCTCTTTCACGGGCTTTCTGCAATCCAATTGGTCTCCTGAGGTCTTGCAAGGTCAAGAAGTTTGCTCACTGAGATCTATAGCTGGGAAAAATGATGCAGATCTCGGTGTTTGGTCGAAGCCTGAACTGGCTGGCGATATTTTCAACGATCATCGAAGGCCTCGACCTTGTTTTTATCCTCTAGCTTCTGAAGGTTCTAGACGCATGCTGTTTCCGCAAAAGGGCGTCTACAGAGCTAGACAAGGCTCTCTTATGCTTTCCAATTTTTCCAATATTCAGACTGGAGATCGCTCATTACACCCGACCTTTACTTTAAGTGGAACTTCAAGAGATATGGGAAATGTGCCATTTCTCTCAAATGAGCGGAGTGCGATCGAGGTGATATCAGCACCCCCCACTTCAATGATATCAGCTCCCCCCACTTCAATAATGCACCTAAACAATGTGaatgatgaaaataaattgaaggATAAGGTCCCCATGTGTAAACTTTTTGGGTTTTCATTGACTGAAGATCATGTTTCAGCTAATTCCCAAGGACCAAGTAAGAGGAGCTGCACAAAG gttCACAAGCAAGGTAGCTTGGTGGGGAGAGCCATCGATCTCTCAAGACTAATAGGTTATGATGCCCTGTTGACAGAACTCGAAAGATTGTTTAGCATGGAAGGACTCTTGCATGATCCCAATAATGGATGGCGTATTTTGTACACCGACAGCGAGAATGATATGATGGTTGTTGGTGATGATCCATGGCA TGAATTCATTGAAGTTGTTTCAAAGATCCACATACACACACGAGAGGAAGTGGAGAAACTGAGCTTTGGAATAAACAGTGATGACACTCAAAGCTGTTTGGAAGAAGCACCACCCGTGACAGATGCTTATGAGGGCCAGCTGGATTCTTCGGCAACTCTTGTTGAGATGTGA
- the LOC140973107 gene encoding auxin response factor 4-like isoform X2, whose protein sequence is MEIDLNHALSEIEKTTYDEKGGKCDTGGFGSCLPRCLSTSTSSCSSNAASGSSFPSSESPKSLLYAELWHACTGPLTSLPDKWSVVVYFAQGHMEQAASALPFPPLELPTFDLPPQIFCRVVDVQLLANKENDEVYTHLTLLPLQELVRLKLEGKEKENAGVEGDENGASPLKLKSHMFCKTLTASDTSTHGGFSVPRRAAEDCFPPLNYKEQRPSQELVAKDLHGVEWKFRHIYRGQPRRHLLTTGWSIFVSQKNLVSGDAVLFLRGEDGDLRLGIRRAARPRNGLPDSIIKNQNSYPNVLSSVANALSSNTAFHVFCSPRASHADFIIPHEKYVKCTRGQIPIGMRFKMKFDLDDSQERRFSGVVTGVSDMDPYRWPNSKWRSLTVRWDGDIVSNRQERISPWHIEFPGGGARFDFGESIRSSKVLQGQENVTFDFGTHPAATNPIPNRMEKNNHTEFVRNQAPSSFTGFLQSNWSPEVLQGQEVCSLRSIAGKNDADLGVWSKPELAGDIFNDHRRPRPCFYPLASEGSRRMLFPQKGVYRARQGSLMLSNFSNIQTGDRSLHPTFTLSGTSRDMGNVPFLSNERSAIEVISAPPTSMISAPPTSIMHLNNVNDENKLKDKVPMCKLFGFSLTEDHVSANSQGPSKRSCTKVHKQGSLVGRAIDLSRLIGYDALLTELERLFSMEGLLHDPNNGWRILYTDSENDMMVVGDDPWHCFKDPHTHTRGSGETELWNKQ, encoded by the exons ATGGAGATTGATCTGAACCATGCTTTGAGTGAGATAGAGAAGACTACCTACGACGAAAAGGGAGGAAAATGTGATACTGGAGGATTTGGTAGTTGTCTTCCACGCTGTTTATCCACTTCAActtcatcttgttcttcaaatGCTGCATCAGGTTCCAGCTTCCCAAGTTCAGAATCCCCTAAATCATTACTGTACGCAGAGTTGTGGCATGCCTGCACAGGCCCACTCACCAGTTTGCCTGATAAATGGAGTGTGGTGGTGTATTTTGCTCAAGGGCATATGGAACAGGCTGCTTCTGCCTTGCCTTTTCCGCCATTGGAACTGCCCACTTTTGATCTCCCTCCGCAGATCTTTTGCCGGGTTGTGGATGTTCAGCTACTC GCTAACAAAGAAAATGACGAGGTCTACACTCATCTGACTCTACTTCCTCTACAAGAG CTGGTACGCCTAAAACTGGAGGGAAAGGAGAAAGAAAACGCCGGGGTGGAAGGGGATGAGAATGGAGCTTCACCCTTAAAGTTGAAGTCCCACATGTTCTGCAAAACTCTTACTGCTTCTGATACCAGTACACACGGAGGATTTTCGGTTCCTCGTAGAGCTGCTGAAGATTGCTTTCCCCCTCTG AATTATAAAGAGCAAAGGCCCTCTCAAGAACTCGTAGCCAAAGATCTCCACGGAGTGGAATGGAAGTTCAGACACATTTACAGGG GCCAGCCAAGGCGGCATTTGCTCACAACGGGGTGGAGTATTTTTGTCAGCCAAAAGAATCTCGTATCGGGAGATGCAGTATTGTTTCTGAG GGGAGAAGATGGAGACCTGAGATTGGGGATTAGAAGAGCAGCTCGACCAAGAAACGGCCTTCCTGATTCCATCATAAAAAATCAGAATTCTTATCCCAATGTCCTTTCTTCAGTAGCCAATGCATTATCAAGCAATACCGCATTTCATGTTTTCTGTAGTCCTAG GGCAAGCCATGCTGACTTTATCATCccccatgaaaaatatgtgaaGTGCACCAGAGGCCAGATACCCATTGGAATGAGATTCAAAATGAAATTTGACTTGGATGATTCTCAGGAAAGAAG GTTCAGTGGAGTGGTGACTGGAGTCAGCGACATGGATCCCTATAGATGGCCAAACTCAAAATGGAGAAGCTTGACG GTTCGTTGGGATGGCGATATTGTGAGTAATCGCCAAGAACGAATTTCTCCGTGGCACATTGAATTCCCAG GTGGGGGTGCTCGTTTTGACTTTGGGGAGTCTATAAGATCCTCTAAGGTCTTGCAAGGTCAAGAAAATGTAACTTTCGATTTTGGAACTCATCCTGCAGCAACAAATCCCATACCAAACAGGATGGAAAAAAATAATCACACCGAGTTTGTCAGAAACCAGGCTCCTTCCTCTTTCACGGGCTTTCTGCAATCCAATTGGTCTCCTGAGGTCTTGCAAGGTCAAGAAGTTTGCTCACTGAGATCTATAGCTGGGAAAAATGATGCAGATCTCGGTGTTTGGTCGAAGCCTGAACTGGCTGGCGATATTTTCAACGATCATCGAAGGCCTCGACCTTGTTTTTATCCTCTAGCTTCTGAAGGTTCTAGACGCATGCTGTTTCCGCAAAAGGGCGTCTACAGAGCTAGACAAGGCTCTCTTATGCTTTCCAATTTTTCCAATATTCAGACTGGAGATCGCTCATTACACCCGACCTTTACTTTAAGTGGAACTTCAAGAGATATGGGAAATGTGCCATTTCTCTCAAATGAGCGGAGTGCGATCGAGGTGATATCAGCACCCCCCACTTCAATGATATCAGCTCCCCCCACTTCAATAATGCACCTAAACAATGTGaatgatgaaaataaattgaaggATAAGGTCCCCATGTGTAAACTTTTTGGGTTTTCATTGACTGAAGATCATGTTTCAGCTAATTCCCAAGGACCAAGTAAGAGGAGCTGCACAAAG gttCACAAGCAAGGTAGCTTGGTGGGGAGAGCCATCGATCTCTCAAGACTAATAGGTTATGATGCCCTGTTGACAGAACTCGAAAGATTGTTTAGCATGGAAGGACTCTTGCATGATCCCAATAATGGATGGCGTATTTTGTACACCGACAGCGAGAATGATATGATGGTTGTTGGTGATGATCCATGGCA TTGTTTCAAAGATCCACATACACACACGAGAGGAAGTGGAGAAACTGAGCTTTGGAATAAACAGTGA
- the LOC140973107 gene encoding auxin response factor 4-like isoform X3, producing the protein MEIDLNHALSEIEKTTYDEKGGKCDTGGFGSCLPRCLSTSTSSCSSNAASGSSFPSSESPKSLLYAELWHACTGPLTSLPDKWSVVVYFAQGHMEQAASALPFPPLELPTFDLPPQIFCRVVDVQLLANKENDEVYTHLTLLPLQELVRLKLEGKEKENAGVEGDENGASPLKLKSHMFCKTLTASDTSTHGGFSVPRRAAEDCFPPLNYKEQRPSQELVAKDLHGVEWKFRHIYRGQPRRHLLTTGWSIFVSQKNLVSGDAVLFLRGEDGDLRLGIRRAARPRNGLPDSIIKNQNSYPNVLSSVANALSSNTAFHVFCSPRASHADFIIPHEKYVKCTRGQIPIGMRFKMKFDLDDSQERRFSGVVTGVSDMDPYRWPNSKWRSLTVRWDGDIVSNRQERISPWHIEFPGGGARFDFGESIRSSKVLQGQENVTFDFGTHPAATNPIPNRMEKNNHTEFVRNQAPSSFTGFLQSNWSPEVLQGQEVCSLRSIAGKNDADLGVWSKPELAGDIFNDHRRPRPCFYPLASEGSRRMLFPQKGVYRARQGSLMLSNFSNIQTGDRSLHPTFTLSGTSRDMGNVPFLSNERSAIEVISAPPTSMISAPPTSIMHLNNVNDENKLKDKVPMCKLFGFSLTEDHVSANSQGPSKRSCTKNSKDCLAWKDSCMIPIMDGVFCTPTARMI; encoded by the exons ATGGAGATTGATCTGAACCATGCTTTGAGTGAGATAGAGAAGACTACCTACGACGAAAAGGGAGGAAAATGTGATACTGGAGGATTTGGTAGTTGTCTTCCACGCTGTTTATCCACTTCAActtcatcttgttcttcaaatGCTGCATCAGGTTCCAGCTTCCCAAGTTCAGAATCCCCTAAATCATTACTGTACGCAGAGTTGTGGCATGCCTGCACAGGCCCACTCACCAGTTTGCCTGATAAATGGAGTGTGGTGGTGTATTTTGCTCAAGGGCATATGGAACAGGCTGCTTCTGCCTTGCCTTTTCCGCCATTGGAACTGCCCACTTTTGATCTCCCTCCGCAGATCTTTTGCCGGGTTGTGGATGTTCAGCTACTC GCTAACAAAGAAAATGACGAGGTCTACACTCATCTGACTCTACTTCCTCTACAAGAG CTGGTACGCCTAAAACTGGAGGGAAAGGAGAAAGAAAACGCCGGGGTGGAAGGGGATGAGAATGGAGCTTCACCCTTAAAGTTGAAGTCCCACATGTTCTGCAAAACTCTTACTGCTTCTGATACCAGTACACACGGAGGATTTTCGGTTCCTCGTAGAGCTGCTGAAGATTGCTTTCCCCCTCTG AATTATAAAGAGCAAAGGCCCTCTCAAGAACTCGTAGCCAAAGATCTCCACGGAGTGGAATGGAAGTTCAGACACATTTACAGGG GCCAGCCAAGGCGGCATTTGCTCACAACGGGGTGGAGTATTTTTGTCAGCCAAAAGAATCTCGTATCGGGAGATGCAGTATTGTTTCTGAG GGGAGAAGATGGAGACCTGAGATTGGGGATTAGAAGAGCAGCTCGACCAAGAAACGGCCTTCCTGATTCCATCATAAAAAATCAGAATTCTTATCCCAATGTCCTTTCTTCAGTAGCCAATGCATTATCAAGCAATACCGCATTTCATGTTTTCTGTAGTCCTAG GGCAAGCCATGCTGACTTTATCATCccccatgaaaaatatgtgaaGTGCACCAGAGGCCAGATACCCATTGGAATGAGATTCAAAATGAAATTTGACTTGGATGATTCTCAGGAAAGAAG GTTCAGTGGAGTGGTGACTGGAGTCAGCGACATGGATCCCTATAGATGGCCAAACTCAAAATGGAGAAGCTTGACG GTTCGTTGGGATGGCGATATTGTGAGTAATCGCCAAGAACGAATTTCTCCGTGGCACATTGAATTCCCAG GTGGGGGTGCTCGTTTTGACTTTGGGGAGTCTATAAGATCCTCTAAGGTCTTGCAAGGTCAAGAAAATGTAACTTTCGATTTTGGAACTCATCCTGCAGCAACAAATCCCATACCAAACAGGATGGAAAAAAATAATCACACCGAGTTTGTCAGAAACCAGGCTCCTTCCTCTTTCACGGGCTTTCTGCAATCCAATTGGTCTCCTGAGGTCTTGCAAGGTCAAGAAGTTTGCTCACTGAGATCTATAGCTGGGAAAAATGATGCAGATCTCGGTGTTTGGTCGAAGCCTGAACTGGCTGGCGATATTTTCAACGATCATCGAAGGCCTCGACCTTGTTTTTATCCTCTAGCTTCTGAAGGTTCTAGACGCATGCTGTTTCCGCAAAAGGGCGTCTACAGAGCTAGACAAGGCTCTCTTATGCTTTCCAATTTTTCCAATATTCAGACTGGAGATCGCTCATTACACCCGACCTTTACTTTAAGTGGAACTTCAAGAGATATGGGAAATGTGCCATTTCTCTCAAATGAGCGGAGTGCGATCGAGGTGATATCAGCACCCCCCACTTCAATGATATCAGCTCCCCCCACTTCAATAATGCACCTAAACAATGTGaatgatgaaaataaattgaaggATAAGGTCCCCATGTGTAAACTTTTTGGGTTTTCATTGACTGAAGATCATGTTTCAGCTAATTCCCAAGGACCAAGTAAGAGGAGCTGCACAAAG AACTCGAAAGATTGTTTAGCATGGAAGGACTCTTGCATGATCCCAATAATGGATGGCGTATTTTGTACACCGACAGCGAGAATGATATGA
- the LOC140972425 gene encoding uncharacterized protein, whose product MVHGSSQSQSSSGTTSRPSIVGASPRISATATTGMRQRRLGSGSSSDIDDSAGSGANMLRFYTEDVPGMRIRMSLCFIGFVTVLHVIGKFYRYRYEA is encoded by the coding sequence ATGGTACACGGTTCTTCACAATCGCAATCTTCCTCCGGAACCACCTCTCGCCCGAGCATCGTGGGAGCGTCCCCGCGCATCTCAGCCACCGCCACGACGGGAATGCGTCAACGCAGGCTAGGAAGCGGATCTTCCTCTGACATCGACGACAGTGCTGGATCAGGTGCCAACATGCTCCGCTTCTACACGGAAGATGTGCCGGGGATGAGGATCAGGATGAGCCTCTGCTTCATCGGCTTCGTCACGGTTCTCCATGTCATCGGGAAGTTCTACCGCTACAGATATGAAGCTTGA